From the genome of Vicia villosa cultivar HV-30 ecotype Madison, WI linkage group LG2, Vvil1.0, whole genome shotgun sequence, one region includes:
- the LOC131646522 gene encoding xylan glycosyltransferase MUCI21-like → MEGKTVLLSIWGTWFALLGLIFFLQLTFVRDVTKQMFSNLHRNLDLKVNTTLITCDRSNEDYDICTMNGPTLLDQTSLTLFTLNPSRTQPHFHVKIQPYPLKNSKDAMSSISEFTLTSHPQKYSSQCGVTHHSPALVFSGSGYTGNFYHDMNEIFIPLFITINSLSHDQDVILVIIDSKDWWLKKYADLLSAFSPHHIIIKTNNLTTTHCFPSAIIGLIKHGQLIINPKLLPNPKTLFDFHAFLENAYIKKDTSPMYSANTNTSRPLLTLVGRKGNSRVILNQEEVIKLAEDIGFNVHVLETTKDSSVAETYRLIHSSHVMLGVHGAGLTNLLFLRQGSVSVQIVPIGLEWASETYYNKPTKILGLEYVEYKVGANESSLSWKYGADSLVIEDPETFRDGKWANQLVYLKKQNVIIDLIRFKKCLIEVYKKAILFMNTSGS, encoded by the exons ATGGAAGGGAAGACAGTATTGTTGTCAATATGGGGTACATGGTTTGCACTATTGGGactcatcttctttctccagttaaCTTTTGTGCGAG ATGTAACTAAGCAAATGTTCTCAAACCTGCACAGAAATTTGGATTTGAAAGTTAATACTACATTAATCACATGTGACCGTTCTAATGAAGATTATGATATATGTACCATGAATGGTCCAACACTTCTAGACCAAACTTCATTaactctttttaccttgaacCCATCAAGAACCCAACCTCACTTCCATGTTAAAATTCAACCTTATCCTCTCAAAAATAGTAAAGATGCAATGTCTTCTATTAGTGAATTCACTCTCACATCACATCCACAAAAATATTCATCTCAATGTGGTGTCACACATCATAGTCCAGCTCTAGTTTTTAGTGGAAGTGGGTACACTGGAAATTTCTACCATGATATGAATGAAATTTTCATACCACTTTTTATCACCATCAATTCATTATCTCATGATCAAGATGTGATACTTGTAATAATAGATAGTAAAGATTGGTGGTTAAAAAAGTATGCTGATTTATTATCTGCTTTTAGTCCTCACCACATAATCATCAAGACAAATAACCTAACAACCACACATTGTTTTCCATCAGCAATCATAGGTTTGATAAAACATGGACAATTGATCATAAACCCTAAGTTGTTACCAAACCCTAAAactctctttgattttcatgcatTTTTAGAAAATGCATATATAAAAAAGGACACCTCACCAATGTATTCAGCTAATACTAATACGAGTAGGCCTCTTTTAACATTGGTGGGTAGAAAAGGAAATTCTCGTGTGATTCTGAATCAAGAAGAAGTCATCAAGTTAGCTGAAGATATAGGGTTCAATGTACATGTTCTAGAGACAACAAAAGACTCCTCAGTAGCCGAAACATATAGGTTGATTCATTCGAGCCATGTAATGTTAGGGGTGCATGGTGCAGGCCtaacaaatttattatttcttAGACAAGGTTCGGTGTCGGTTCAAATCGTGCCTATTGGACTCGAGTGGGCTTCAGAAACTTATTATAACAAACCAACCAAGATTTTGGGATTGGAATATGTTGAGTACAAAGTTGGGGCAAATGAAAGTAGCTTGTCTTGGAAATATGGAGCTGATAGTTTAGTGATTGAAGATCCAGAAACTTTTCGTGATGGTAAATGGGCTAATCAACTTGTGTACTTGAAGAAgcaaaatgtgataattgatttaattagatTTAAAAAATGCTTGATAGAAGTGTATAAAAAAGCTATATTATTTATGAATACTAGTGGTAGTTAG
- the LOC131649660 gene encoding uncharacterized protein LOC131649660, with protein MNKALLLKWKWRILHDNEAIWQRFFKVRYSCPKLRIQDIGGNLKRSDDSIWWKDMCENKVLDDIIDNGFSGCFKCCCNNGMDVLFWINWWVGEQPLCMEFLDLFELSNAKYCSAAEVLERIDGALRWNFGGLFSAGDSHGQPHSAAAAASPNWTRFCESVRGFSTSANGVDSFSWSLTEGKEFTVASITTAIDSDKVFAWDYNLFNSLKVLWDRLPTRDQLLKRGVANVSCPDCVMCGSFLESSSHLFFICQEAKTIWKYVFSWLGIPEMMNEEDLLCFNVIQDKVNCGKRRVLINFVWVATIWSLWLMRNAIIFRGEAFCFDVICSNIVFLSWRWMFCGYSKFRPTYYEWFKLPLSDTSHL; from the coding sequence ATGAACAAAGCTCTTCTCttgaaatggaagtggagaatcctTCATGATAATGAAGCCATTTGGCAAAGATTTTTTAAGGTGAGGTATTCTTGTCCTAAATTAAGAATTCAAGATATTGGGGGTAATCTTAAGAGAAGTGATGATTCCATTTGGTGGAAAGATATGTGTGAGAATAAAGTGTTGGACGACATCATAGATAACGGTTTTTCCGGTTGTTTCAAATGTTGTTGCAATAATGGTATGGATGTTCTTTTTTGGATCAATTGGTGGGTGGGAGAACAACCACTTTGCATGGAGTTTCTGGATTTGTTTGAATTGTCAAATGCGAAGTATTGTTCGGCGGCGGAGGTATTAGAGCGGATCGACGGTGCGTTAAGGTGGAATTTTGGGGGGCTGTTTTCTGCCGGCGACTCTCACGGCCAGCCACACTCAGCCGCGGCAGCAGCCAGTCCAAACTGGACTCGGTTTTGCGAAAGTGTTCGGGGATTTTCTACTAGTGCGAACGGCGTTGACTCGTTCTCGTGGTCCTTAACCGAGGGCAAGGAATTCACCGTTGCAAGCATAACAACCGCCATTGATAGTGACAAGGTCTTTGCATGGGATTATAATTTGTTTAATTCTTTGAAAGTTTTGTGGGATCGGCTCCCTACTAGAGATCAATTATTGAAAAGAGGTGTAGCCAATGTTTCGTGCCCGGATTGTGTGATGTGTGGTTCCTTCCTTGAATCATCTTCCCATCTTTTTTTCATTTGTCAAGAGGCGAAAACAATTTGGAAATATGTGTTTAGTTGGCTTGGAATTCCGGAGATGATGAATGAAGAGGATTTGCTTTGTTTCAACGTTATTCAAGATAAGGTGAATTGCGGCAAGCGAAGAGTTTTAATCAATTTTGTGTGGGTTGCAACTATTTGGAGCCTTTGGCTTATGAGGAACGCAATTATTTTTAGGGGGGAGGCGTTTTGTTTTGACGTTATTTGTTCTaacattgtttttctttcttgGAGATGGATGTTTTGTGGATATAGCAAGTTTAGACCAACATATTATGAATGGTTTAAACTTCCCTTATCCGACACTAGTCATCTTTAG